In [Leptolyngbya] sp. PCC 7376, a genomic segment contains:
- the moeB gene encoding molybdopterin-synthase adenylyltransferase MoeB, which yields MLNPNLDSIELTKDDYERYSRHLILPEVGVDGQKRLKAASVLCIGSGGLGSPLLLYLAAAGIGRIGLVDFDIVDFSNLQRQIIHGTSWVGKPKIESAKNRILDINPFCQVDLHETRLSADNALDIIKGYDIVVDGTDNFPTRYLTNDACVLLNKPNVYGSIFRFEGQATVFNYEGGPNYRDLYPEPPPPGMVPSCAEGGVLGVLCGIIGTIQATETIKIILGKPNTLSGRLMLYNALDMKFRELKLRPNPVRPVIEKLIDYEQFCGIPQAQAAEAEQQNNMEEMTVTELKALLDSDADDYVLIDVRNPNEYDIASIPGATLIPLPEIETGDGVSQVQELVTDGKKLIAHCKMGGRSAKALTILQNTVGIAGTNVQGGIRAWSEEVDSSVPTY from the coding sequence ATGTTAAATCCTAATTTAGACTCCATAGAACTAACAAAGGATGACTACGAACGCTATTCTCGGCATTTGATTTTGCCGGAAGTGGGCGTAGATGGACAAAAACGGCTCAAAGCAGCCAGCGTCCTTTGTATTGGTAGTGGAGGTCTTGGCTCTCCTCTACTTCTTTACCTTGCTGCCGCAGGTATCGGTCGCATTGGTCTGGTCGATTTCGATATCGTCGATTTCTCCAACCTCCAACGACAAATTATTCACGGTACTTCATGGGTCGGCAAACCAAAGATCGAATCGGCGAAAAATAGAATTCTTGATATTAATCCATTCTGTCAAGTTGATCTTCATGAAACACGTCTCAGTGCTGACAATGCACTGGACATTATTAAGGGCTACGACATCGTCGTTGATGGCACAGATAACTTCCCTACTCGTTATCTCACCAATGATGCTTGCGTTCTCCTAAACAAGCCGAATGTATATGGTTCGATCTTCCGGTTTGAAGGACAGGCAACTGTTTTCAACTATGAAGGCGGCCCCAACTACCGAGATCTTTATCCTGAGCCACCACCACCAGGGATGGTTCCTTCTTGTGCGGAAGGCGGAGTCCTCGGTGTGCTTTGTGGCATTATTGGCACTATCCAAGCAACGGAAACAATAAAAATTATTTTGGGTAAGCCGAATACTCTCAGTGGTCGGCTCATGCTCTATAACGCATTAGACATGAAGTTTCGGGAGCTGAAGTTGCGCCCGAACCCTGTACGTCCAGTGATCGAAAAGTTAATCGATTACGAACAATTTTGTGGTATTCCCCAAGCTCAAGCTGCGGAGGCTGAACAGCAAAACAATATGGAAGAAATGACAGTAACAGAGCTTAAGGCTCTTCTCGATAGCGATGCTGACGATTATGTACTTATTGATGTGCGTAATCCCAATGAATACGATATCGCAAGTATTCCTGGTGCGACGTTGATTCCTTTACCAGAGATTGAAACTGGTGATGGTGTGAGCCAAGTACAAGAACTTGTGACTGATGGGAAAAAGCTCATTGCTCACTGTAAGATGGGCGGTCGTTCTGCAAAGGCACTCACAATTCTGCAAAATACTGTAGGAATTGCTGGTACCAACGTTCAAGGTGGTATTCGTGCTTGGAGTGAAGAAGTGGATTCTTCTGTTCCCACTTATTAG
- a CDS encoding pentapeptide repeat-containing protein — protein MTVTQTKLTAILARLEKLETRQNLLKNNLLSLKKQVDGLATSFQNRPELAQVRSIQNTLDELARFGDRLDSSIDIDAALTPQPIRTSETTMGGIDPDVLVMPILENDSELEEALDADLSSDLSTLLNTLEIDDAANLDGLALDPMNLDMADALEDNGGDRLSTLDFDLDNIDLENISLDELEQLDIYALGGVSDEVDLSLDLSDSLSSDLEALELTDVEQVNDADDLPELNNEQLNGNAVSLSDAEGTPISKLGGEVELENMELDPLAMNGMDLENLSDLDIEELTGVELNDLSLGEHLPTIDLSGDRPAETEDHDDELAVTEPSAEMPMELDNIELPDLAITTDMGELDLNMDNLELEIAAEMPDYDDMTDFKVESESTIPNIADDLLEPPSITPVPEEEIKSISTTEFEQVNEPSPGITDDASQTSEQLSLGTDESEIDQPEIDEPEIDSLSLDVEDVAIASPESPNEASEISVESESALSNPRIPVTDTEDPEELTDAETSLSDGTASSIELTAAEIVSRIENRQHYFIGFQLPQIQLTQQNLRDCVFDKTNLNGSQLQNSDLRDTSFKNCDLANANLEYTSLERANFEQANLANANLKGILFNGRTSFISANLEGADLSNLDLTRPPEFKQANLRRAKLIGVNLRSVNCSGWDLTETLLCRANLIHADLRNTTLTNADLSGAIYSTKTMFPEGFQPEGALLVAAGEDLSKQDLQHYDLSELDLTKVNFSGANLEQANLDNCDLSDANLSSANLRRSHLRAICLEANFTGANLTQADLCEANVTGSNFSDANLQGAVLKDANFTMTDLRGTQLKESDTYRMNCNGANLENMDLTGLNFEGDLSGTNLTNTKLCNLNLNFLDLSWANLTGADVTGSTFKETNLDNANLRDVIGFTLDNYDYKLYLNNTILPDGKVLD, from the coding sequence ATGACGGTTACCCAAACAAAACTCACAGCAATTTTGGCACGGCTAGAGAAGCTTGAAACGCGTCAAAATCTTTTAAAAAATAATCTCCTTTCTCTGAAAAAACAGGTTGATGGCTTGGCCACTTCTTTTCAGAATCGCCCTGAGCTGGCACAGGTTCGCTCAATTCAAAATACCTTAGATGAACTCGCTCGATTTGGCGATCGCCTCGATTCCAGTATAGATATAGATGCCGCCTTAACACCACAACCGATCCGCACCTCAGAGACAACGATGGGGGGAATTGATCCCGATGTTTTGGTGATGCCAATTTTAGAGAACGATTCCGAGCTGGAGGAGGCTCTTGATGCGGATCTTTCGTCAGATTTGTCCACTCTCCTCAACACTCTGGAGATTGATGATGCGGCGAATCTTGATGGTCTGGCATTAGATCCCATGAATTTGGATATGGCAGATGCTCTCGAAGATAATGGCGGCGATCGCCTCTCGACATTAGACTTCGATTTAGACAATATTGACTTAGAAAATATCAGCCTAGACGAACTTGAACAGTTAGATATTTATGCTCTGGGAGGTGTTAGTGATGAGGTCGATCTGAGCCTCGACTTATCAGACTCATTATCCAGCGATCTTGAGGCACTAGAGCTGACAGATGTAGAACAAGTCAATGATGCGGATGACTTGCCTGAGCTTAATAATGAGCAGCTAAATGGTAATGCCGTTAGTCTTTCTGATGCTGAAGGAACACCTATATCCAAGCTTGGTGGAGAAGTTGAGCTGGAAAACATGGAGCTGGATCCATTGGCGATGAACGGGATGGATCTAGAAAATTTGTCAGATCTTGATATAGAAGAGCTTACCGGCGTGGAGCTCAATGATCTCAGTTTGGGAGAACATTTGCCGACGATTGATTTGTCTGGCGATCGCCCAGCAGAAACGGAAGATCATGATGATGAGCTAGCAGTAACAGAACCTTCTGCTGAGATGCCGATGGAGCTCGACAATATTGAATTACCGGATTTGGCGATCACCACTGATATGGGAGAGCTCGATCTCAACATGGACAATCTCGAATTAGAAATTGCAGCTGAGATGCCAGACTACGACGACATGACTGATTTTAAGGTCGAATCAGAGTCTACCATTCCGAATATTGCAGATGACTTATTAGAGCCACCATCAATTACACCAGTCCCAGAAGAAGAGATCAAATCGATCAGCACGACGGAATTTGAGCAAGTTAATGAGCCTTCACCAGGCATCACCGATGATGCGAGTCAAACTTCAGAACAACTTTCTTTAGGCACAGACGAATCAGAAATAGATCAACCCGAAATAGATGAGCCCGAAATAGACTCTTTATCTTTAGATGTAGAGGATGTGGCGATCGCCTCCCCAGAATCCCCAAATGAGGCGAGTGAAATTTCCGTAGAATCTGAATCAGCTTTATCTAATCCCCGAATACCTGTTACTGATACAGAGGATCCAGAAGAACTAACTGATGCTGAGACTTCTCTATCAGACGGAACTGCTAGTTCTATTGAATTAACTGCCGCTGAAATTGTTTCCCGTATTGAAAATCGCCAACATTATTTCATTGGGTTTCAACTTCCACAGATTCAGCTCACCCAGCAAAATCTACGGGATTGCGTCTTCGATAAAACAAACCTCAATGGCAGCCAGTTACAAAACTCTGACCTGCGAGATACCAGTTTTAAAAATTGCGACCTGGCCAATGCCAATCTCGAGTACACATCTTTAGAACGTGCCAACTTTGAACAGGCTAATTTAGCCAATGCCAATCTCAAAGGGATTTTGTTTAATGGCCGTACGAGTTTTATCAGCGCAAACCTGGAAGGGGCTGATTTGAGCAATCTGGATTTAACGCGTCCTCCCGAATTTAAACAGGCCAATTTACGACGGGCAAAGCTGATTGGCGTTAATCTACGCAGCGTTAATTGTAGTGGCTGGGATCTGACAGAAACCTTATTATGTCGTGCCAACTTAATTCATGCAGATCTGCGCAATACCACCCTCACGAATGCTGATTTATCTGGAGCAATCTATAGTACAAAAACGATGTTTCCAGAAGGATTTCAACCAGAAGGTGCATTATTAGTTGCTGCTGGTGAAGATTTGAGTAAACAAGATTTACAGCACTATGATCTCTCTGAATTAGATTTAACAAAGGTGAATTTTAGCGGTGCAAATTTAGAACAAGCCAATCTTGATAATTGTGATTTATCTGATGCAAATTTAAGCTCTGCCAACTTGCGGCGATCGCACCTAAGAGCGATTTGTTTAGAAGCTAATTTCACAGGAGCAAATCTTACCCAAGCCGATCTTTGCGAAGCCAATGTTACAGGCAGTAATTTTTCTGATGCTAATCTTCAAGGTGCAGTGCTTAAAGATGCCAATTTTACAATGACTGATTTGCGAGGGACACAATTAAAAGAATCTGATACCTATCGTATGAATTGTAATGGTGCGAACCTAGAAAATATGGATTTAACAGGTCTAAATTTCGAGGGAGATCTAAGTGGCACCAACCTCACAAATACCAAACTTTGCAACCTAAATCTCAACTTCTTAGATTTGAGTTGGGCAAACCTGACAGGCGCTGATGTCACAGGTTCTACGTTTAAAGAGACAAACTTAGATAACGCTAATTTGCGAGATGTGATCGGCTTTACACTTGATAACTACGATTACAAGTTATACCTCAACAATACAATTTTGCCTGATGGCAAGGTCTTAGATTAA
- a CDS encoding LCP family protein, which translates to MTRGQEVKTGEQVAKASTKLLGKQQRNADGGRKLSFLLKGFLWGSGFMGTTLLSAAVGTWLALYTPLSQIVLPFLPSSLESLKQEGLQQLGSYSLGRPVNILVMGIDRVEGTEGSEIFGGRSDTMLLVRFDPELENKRVNMLSIPRDTQVLIPDVGLTKVNDANVYGGGKLAAEVVSETLNDVPVDRYVRITTDTFRELVDAVGGVNVFVPYDMKYKDETQDLEIDLEEGWQVLDGDQAEQFARFRNDEFGDIGRVQRQQVLLKALREKVQSPAIIPRLPNLISLVQEHIDTDLSWEEMLALMNFSRQLEKDHLNMVMLPGRFSDAGEYNRSYWLVSNQEKNRVMQDFFGVEPPLQVLGDGESGAIAPQRLRIAIQNATNENGIAGQMSRYLMTEDFTNTYLARDYSDILDHTQIIVQRGDLEAANLLLDVIGVGRVEASSIGEIESDITIRVGRDWLEAMEETE; encoded by the coding sequence ATGACTCGAGGGCAAGAAGTTAAGACAGGAGAACAGGTAGCTAAGGCTTCCACAAAGCTTCTTGGCAAGCAGCAGCGTAATGCGGATGGTGGAAGGAAATTATCATTCCTGCTGAAAGGTTTTCTCTGGGGTTCGGGTTTTATGGGGACAACCCTCCTCTCGGCAGCGGTAGGCACTTGGCTTGCGCTCTACACACCCTTATCACAGATTGTCTTACCGTTTTTGCCGAGTTCTCTCGAAAGTCTGAAGCAGGAAGGTTTGCAGCAGCTTGGGAGTTATTCTCTAGGCCGACCTGTCAATATTTTAGTGATGGGGATCGACCGGGTAGAGGGTACTGAAGGCAGTGAAATATTTGGTGGCCGTAGTGACACGATGCTATTGGTTCGATTTGATCCTGAGTTAGAAAATAAGCGGGTGAATATGCTTTCTATTCCTCGGGATACTCAAGTGTTGATTCCTGATGTGGGACTAACCAAGGTTAATGATGCAAATGTTTATGGTGGTGGCAAATTAGCGGCAGAAGTGGTGAGTGAGACGCTTAATGATGTGCCTGTGGATCGCTATGTGCGGATTACGACGGATACGTTTAGGGAATTGGTGGATGCAGTAGGTGGTGTGAATGTTTTTGTGCCCTATGACATGAAATATAAGGATGAGACGCAGGATTTAGAGATTGATTTGGAAGAGGGTTGGCAGGTTTTGGATGGGGATCAGGCAGAGCAGTTTGCACGGTTCCGGAATGATGAGTTTGGGGATATTGGTCGGGTACAGCGTCAGCAGGTTTTGCTGAAGGCGTTACGGGAAAAGGTTCAGTCTCCTGCGATTATTCCGCGTTTACCGAATTTGATTAGTTTGGTGCAAGAGCATATTGATACAGATTTGAGTTGGGAGGAGATGTTGGCGTTGATGAATTTTTCGCGTCAACTGGAAAAAGATCATCTCAATATGGTGATGTTGCCGGGGCGTTTTAGTGATGCGGGGGAATATAACCGCAGTTATTGGCTGGTTTCAAATCAAGAGAAGAACCGGGTAATGCAGGATTTCTTTGGGGTGGAGCCGCCACTTCAGGTTTTGGGTGATGGTGAATCTGGGGCGATCGCCCCTCAAAGATTACGGATTGCGATTCAGAATGCGACTAATGAGAATGGTATTGCGGGTCAAATGTCTCGCTATTTGATGACTGAGGATTTTACGAACACTTATTTGGCGCGTGATTATTCCGACATCCTTGACCACACTCAAATTATTGTTCAACGAGGGGATCTTGAAGCCGCAAATTTATTACTCGATGTGATTGGTGTTGGGCGAGTAGAAGCTTCTTCAATCGGCGAAATTGAATCAGATATTACGATCCGGGTTGGGCGAGATTGGCTAGAAGCGATGGAAGAGACAGAATAA
- the glgA gene encoding glycogen synthase GlgA has protein sequence MYVVQIASECAPVAKVGGLADVVYGLSRELSIRGHNVEIILPKYDCMRYDHIWGLHVAYENLCVPWYDGAIYCTVFYGWVHGQQCFFIEPHSGDNFFNRGHFYGGLDDHMRFAFFSKAALEFLQQSGKRPDVIHCHDWQTGLVPVMLFEMYKYHGLWDQRICYTVHNFKHQGITGADVLWATGLNNEGYYFNYDRLRDNFNPFALNLMKGGIVYANAVTTVSPHHAWEAHHTDISCGLGHTLHRHQDKFQGILNGIDYSIWNPDSDKNIPVQYSWDSIQDKQKNKKALRQRLLLDDSDPNKPIVAYIGRLDDQKGVHLVHHAMYYALERGAQFVLLGSATENSINSWFWWEKGHLNDNPNCHIELGFNAELAHLIYAGSDMMVVPSNYEPCGLTQLISLKYGTVPIVRGVGGLVSTVFDRDHDQHRSTKERNGYVFYQTDNNALESAMDRALGLYYVYPEEFKQLQIQGMQSDYSWSSPGDDYEELYNFVRV, from the coding sequence ATGTATGTTGTCCAAATCGCTTCAGAATGCGCACCCGTTGCGAAAGTTGGTGGACTAGCGGATGTCGTATATGGACTCAGTCGCGAACTCAGCATTAGAGGTCATAATGTCGAGATTATCCTGCCCAAATATGACTGCATGCGCTATGACCATATCTGGGGACTCCATGTCGCCTATGAGAACCTTTGTGTACCTTGGTATGATGGCGCAATCTACTGCACTGTTTTCTATGGTTGGGTACATGGACAACAATGCTTTTTTATCGAGCCTCACTCTGGAGACAATTTCTTCAATCGAGGTCACTTCTACGGTGGTTTAGACGACCACATGCGTTTTGCCTTTTTCAGTAAAGCAGCCCTCGAATTTTTACAGCAATCTGGCAAACGCCCCGATGTGATCCATTGCCACGATTGGCAAACTGGTCTGGTTCCAGTCATGCTCTTCGAGATGTATAAATACCATGGCCTTTGGGATCAGCGTATTTGTTATACCGTTCATAACTTTAAGCACCAAGGGATTACAGGAGCAGATGTCCTTTGGGCAACAGGCTTAAATAATGAAGGCTACTACTTCAACTATGATCGCCTCCGGGATAACTTCAATCCTTTTGCCTTAAACCTAATGAAAGGTGGTATTGTCTACGCGAATGCTGTCACCACCGTTTCCCCACACCACGCTTGGGAGGCACACCACACGGATATCAGTTGCGGTTTAGGCCATACACTTCACCGCCATCAGGATAAGTTTCAAGGCATCCTCAATGGTATTGATTACAGTATTTGGAACCCGGACAGCGACAAAAATATCCCAGTTCAATACAGCTGGGACAGCATTCAAGACAAGCAAAAGAACAAAAAAGCACTGCGACAAAGACTGCTTCTAGATGACTCTGACCCGAATAAGCCAATTGTTGCCTATATCGGTCGTCTAGATGATCAAAAAGGGGTTCACCTCGTACACCATGCAATGTACTACGCACTTGAGCGCGGTGCACAATTTGTCCTTCTGGGCTCAGCAACAGAAAACTCGATCAATTCTTGGTTCTGGTGGGAGAAAGGACATCTCAATGACAACCCCAATTGCCACATCGAGCTAGGGTTCAATGCAGAACTTGCTCACCTCATCTATGCTGGGTCAGACATGATGGTGGTTCCAAGTAATTATGAGCCTTGTGGTTTAACCCAGTTGATTAGTCTCAAGTACGGAACTGTGCCAATTGTCCGTGGTGTGGGCGGTTTGGTAAGTACAGTATTTGACCGCGACCATGATCAACATCGTTCTACTAAAGAACGTAATGGCTATGTATTCTACCAGACGGATAATAATGCCCTCGAATCAGCAATGGATCGAGCATTAGGCCTTTACTATGTCTACCCTGAAGAGTTTAAGCAATTACAGATTCAAGGAATGCAAAGTGATTATTCCTGGAGTTCTCCAGGAGATGATTATGAGGAACTCTATAATTTTGTTCGAGTTTAA